The sequence ttacactgttattatatgTGTAAAATGCTAAAATATAACTATTGAAGCACGTGCAGTTTATACGTTTCATTGATTCTAAGAAACAAATTTTCAGTCCTATCCATAATAGAGTAATTTACAtatattttattttaatattttgtAGCTAACCCTCCATAAACCACACTGACAAAGGTAAATGAAGACGAACAGCATTTTAACTATGACCCATAAAATCAGCAGCTTCGGGCAGATGTAATTTTGATTCTTGTCGTGGGAGTTTTATCCAGTTCCAGCCAATACACTTGGACCTTCACACCTCAGGATAAACTGCATCTGTAGCAATTCCACAGTTGTTATCCATGTCCTTAGCCATGTGGACATATCCTTCATTGCCCCAACTAGCTCCCcaactgaaatttaaaaaaatgtttccatTACAGTCGTGGCAAAGCACATCTTTAAATATATTCTTTAAAATAAGAGGTTATTTTTGCTTTAGATTAAAGTCACAAAGAATGGAGTCAAAGGAGTCATGGAGCGATTGTCCGCTGCAGAAATGGAACTAACTTGTGAAGACAAAACTTAGCCAGACTGCTGGGGCCCAAACTTCCTGTCAGGTTCCACTGGGAATCCAGCAACCATTTCACAGCCAACCCTTCCTCCAATGGCATTTCCTATATTTTCCATCTGAAGCAACACTGAGTGCCTAATACTTCCATTTCAATCTGGCTGCAGAATTATCGTCAGAGGAAAATGTGAAAAGACTGCATACAACATATTTCCCATCAGTCGCACCCTAACAACGCTAACAGCAAGAGTTGCCTGTCCAACCTTTTTTCCACTATTAATCAAAGGCCTGAGGATAGGGACTTAAGGTCTAAATGTCCCATTTCACAGACCAATCGATTGCATGTGGAGTCAGGTCTGCGGGCCTATTTACACTGTGGCAAAACCCCACAGATTTACTTACTCCCCACCCAAGACTGGCAGCCTATTGATGCTGGAAACGTGCTGGTGCCCCAAAATATTTCAATGGCCCTGACTCCAGGGAACAGGGCTTGCTCAGGAATGTGGGAAAGGGGGTAAGCGGAACGTCTGATCCCGTGCAAGATCCACCGTAGGTCACCTGCAGCAGAATGACAGCCCCTGGCATTTCTGCATCTCTTCCATCACTCGGGAGAATTCAAAAAGAGTAAAGACTCCAAATAATTTAGGCCAAATACACAAGAAAGTTTGAAATGAGGGAAGGCCCATTGGTTCACTAGATGCATTCCTTTagcttttgctatatataagtgacACAATTACAGTTGTGTagatcttgaactgagtggcttgctaggccatttcataggacatttaagagtcaaccacattgctgtaggtctagagtcacatgtaggccagatcaagtgaggatggcagatttccttccctgaaggacattagtgaacctgatgcatttttacaataattgacaatggcttcatggttgcCATTTGGCTAGGTTTTTAATttgagatttattaattgagttccaatttcaccatctgctgtggtgggatttgaagccatgtccccagagcattagccggggtgtgggggggggggtctggattactagtccagtgacactaccaccaCGCCACAGCCTCCCCCGTTAAGTTAGCAGTTATTGAATCTGCTCACCCTCTTCCGCTGGGTGACGTACCTGTTTTTAACAATCCAATATGGCTTCTGATTTTCAGTCCCATACCCAACTGCTAACACTTCATGATCCAGTTTGACTGAACTGCAGAGGGGCTCATAAAAAATACCTAGAGCAAAAGGAACATTTGCACCTGTTATCGTGGAATGGCAATCTGAGATTTCACAGCAAAAGAAGGCGGCGTTCTGTGGGAGAAATATCTAAATTCCATGGCAATTAAAAATAAATTTTAACAACCACGAAGCCCGAGAAAATGGTTTGCATGACTTTGTTTAATAAGTCATGCATTCTCGAAACTCAGATGACAAATATTATTTTTAACCCTCCCATAGTAATCTATTATTTGCCATATAATAAATAGCCAAAGTGCAATGCTCAATGTTTTTCATGATGTAAATGGAATACAAGTCAATGGTTATTGAATATGAAAAATAATAAACATGTGACAAGTTCACCATAATTAATTGTCAACTTCAGCACCTCCAAATTTTATAAAGTTCATTCCAAAAATGTTTCAACCATTGATAGATTCATTGTGCGCATAAGCTAGAAATCCTGCCTcttacctgatttgtacaacaTGAAAGATCTGTGCTCTGCATCAATAGAAACAGATATTGGTCCAACCGTGGCCACTGCTGCAGCTAAATCCCCTTCAGAATTTCTCGGAATCATCCTGACACCCTTGCAAGTGGCGACAATATCATTTTTGTTGGACTTACAATCCCCATCCTAAAACCAAGAGATTGTAAAAACCTGAGACAAAGATTTACCCAATATCAGAATGATAGAATGATTAGAAACCAAGAGAGGTCAGAAAACCCAAGACCTTTGTCCCATATTAATGAACCGCACTCCTTCAATCCCATTACTCTCCTTGGCTGCTTATTTCACAAGCCTTTTATTCTTTGGGTGTAAATAATTCAATATAATTTCCTTCCTATACCTATTCTGATTTTTAGTTTGTATTCCTCACATTTAAAATTTCACCACAGTGAATAACTTGCTGGGTCATTTTCCTTCAAACATGAAAGCTTCAATGATGTAACATCAGCATCTCCTTTCCTCTAAGGAGAGGCCCTTCATTCTTAACTTTCTTCACAATGTAAATTCCTTTTCGTTGACACATTCAAATAAGCCCTGCTCACCTAAACAGTAGAGCTTATCTATGCTTTGTTCAACCTGTTGCTTTACTGGAATAAATTCACCACCCATCCCCCTACTGGGTCTCCCTACGAGCCTTAGTAAGATCCGCAAGGGAGTCAAGTGGTGTACTGAGATGGAAGAAGTGAACACAATGGCCTGAATGTTGCTGCAgttggtggagggggtggaggggagggcagggggAGGTATTGGCATGAACTGCCAGCGTTCaccatcattacccctctgaaactgaccaTAACTTCAGAATGTCAGACATGCGTAGATTACAGCAGAAATCCTGAAGTGGTGGTCTGTCACTCGGGGCTCCAACACAGGCTGTGCTGTGGACCCTCCCCAGAGTCAGCAATCATTGAACCTTTCCTTTTCCTGCTCTCACATCACTGTTAGAAATCCATacaaagttacaccttgttcaatcagttgtaactgggtttttaacggcGATGTGATTAATACAATTTGATGAACAACAGAACTGGCACTGAAAAAATAAATTTATATTTGTGGAGTGCTGTTAAATGACTAATTAGTAAATTTTTTTAACCTAtttaaaaaacttttttttaagttTTTCAGAATATTTTAACTTCTATCgtcatcccatgtgtatgtcccaatctttaatttgctctaTGTAAAAATGTTTATAAGTGCTTTTATTTTTACTGCTTCTTGTTTCCTGCTTGCGTGTCTGTGAAAATTCTTTAATGCTTAGACAGCCTCATATCATCAGTCCAGCTCCACACCAGGAAATCACCAGTAAAGAACACTGCAATCAGTTGTATCACTGCACAGCGATAGAGGTGAAATTCTCACCAGAGGGATCACTAACGAGACTTTGTTTGTAATCATCAGCCTTGCTTCACCGCTGACCGCAAACTGCAGTCCAGTGTAAGCTAGGACTTCTGTTACAGAATACGATTTGGGAACCAGAGCTTGCTGAATCACTGGGCTGAGTTTTATGAGATGGGAAAGAAGGTGGGCGGGCCCCATAAAATTATGTGGGAAAGCAGAGGGTCGAGTGTCCATCGCCTTCCCGACACCTTCAAATTTAGTCCAAGGCAGGGAAAACCGAGGaaggccagaggccaattgatggCCAATGAAGGGCCTCTTACCGCcgtcactggcattttaccagcggtgggagtgggggggggggtggtggggggtgcctcCACCATGTATGAAGGCCGTCCAGTAACTCAAGGTGGCCTCCGtttgggctgggggaggggggagccctCCTCCACGTGGCCCATGGAGAGCTCCTGGCAACAAAGGCCGCCCCTGTGGCATAACCCACTCCCCCTGCCCTCACTTGGCAGTTCTTGGAGTCGGGACACCAGTCCTTAAAGGGACGAGACTCTggcaccgggcagttaattgcccgagcaccATTAAATACAGCAGGGGATTCCTCCAAAGGGCCGAGGCAGGCTTCCCCTGACATTTTGGCCCGGCATCGGGAACCCCCATCAACTTTATAATATCCAGCCCTTAGCTACTGTATCACAGGGATAATAAATACTGTCCACTTAAGATCAGCACTGAAGACAATTGTGTAGATTGTTCAAGGCACTACACTGAATACTAACAGAAGTAGTAGGACTATATGATTATATATACTTTACTCTGCACTTACGTGATCTGGGAGTCCGAGATCGGGACCTAAAACTCTGCAGGGATTCTCCCAGTATCCTTTGTATCTGTACCAGGAGACTGGCTGAACCCTCAGAGAACAATGAAAACAACAAAAACTGGACCTGGAATGGACAGAATTGCATTCTTCATTTTAATGAGCAGAAAAATTCTAAGAAGATTAAAGAGAAAGAAAAGTTACCTTTGCAGTGTAAGGGTAAGATTGCTCTGAATTAATGCCATTTTCTTTGATAAATAGAAAGGCTCGCACTTTATATCCACCATTACAGCCTCTGTTTCCTACAGCTCTGGTGCAATCCATCAGGTACTGCTCACTCAGGGAGATAAGCTTTCCTGTTTTCTTAAATACCTGTCCTTCAAGTACTCCAGTAGTACTGAAAGCCCAGCACGAGCCACATTGCCCCTAATATATAAAGAATCACAATGAGAGTGAAACATTTGTGATATTTTCTTACACTGAGAAACCTTTGTGTAAAAGTCAACAGCCATAGTGCAGGACATCACCAAATTTAAAAACACTGgcagtaattttgactttggatgatAGTTTAAAACGGCTAATATTGGATCAGCCACCTATTATACATCTCTCCTTTCATTTCCATTGACTTTCTTTCCCATATACATTTTGACAATATGACCCTGAGGTTGCTAATCAATCAATCGTGAAAACGTCAATGTTGGATCCAAAAAGGTTCACTCATCACCTctatactctctgacctacattggctcccagcctggcaatgcctcgattttaaaattctcatcctttttcttaAATTGCTCCTtggcccctctccctccctatctctctccctatctctctaatctcttccagcttcataaccctccaagatatcagtgctcctccaattctgtcctcctgCGTATcccctgattttaactgctccaccattgatggctgtgcattCAACTGCCAGACCCCTAAGTTCTGGagtttcctccctacacctctccacctctccactttgctttcctcctttaagacgaaaCTTAAAGCCTGcctctttgaccatgtttttggtcatctgtcctaatattttcttatgtgtctcagtgccaaattttgtttgataaactcCTGTTGAAGCTCCTTGGGATCTTTCACTAatttaaaggcacgatataaatgcatgttgttgttgttgtatactGAAAATGAACATCCTATTGCCTGATATGTCTCTAAGAATTAAAGTAGCAAATGCTGAGAAATCAGTAATGGTTGTATTTTCAATATAGGCCTTCACCAACAGTTCTTCCAAATTTCGCACTTTAATAACCACTAGAAGCATTCCTCCCAAGTTTACCTGGTCCTTCACTGCAGTAACATAGCCTTTGGGACGCCAGTCAACAGCCGGAGGCAGTTCAACGTTCTCCTGTGTTGTAAACACTTTGGAAGTCAAGTTCCCAGATTCCTTTTTGCTGAATTTATTCAAAAACTGCCCGAACTCCT comes from Heterodontus francisci isolate sHetFra1 chromosome 36, sHetFra1.hap1, whole genome shotgun sequence and encodes:
- the LOC137351777 gene encoding cathepsin L2-like; translated protein: MKFPLFAGCVVASVLAIASSSMFDPILDETWLSWKSFHRKQYKENDGNYRRMVWEENMKYIEKHNLEHSMGKHSFTVGMNQFGDLTVKEFGQFLNKFSKKESGNLTSKVFTTQENVELPPAVDWRPKGYVTAVKDQGQCGSCWAFSTTGVLEGQVFKKTGKLISLSEQYLMDCTRAVGNRGCNGGYKVRAFLFIKENGINSEQSYPYTAKDGDCKSNKNDIVATCKGVRMIPRNSEGDLAAAVATVGPISVSIDAEHRSFMLYKSGIFYEPLCSSVKLDHEVLAVGYGTENQKPYWIVKNSWGASWGNEGYVHMAKDMDNNCGIATDAVYPEV